A region of Rickettsiales bacterium DNA encodes the following proteins:
- the alaS gene encoding alanine--tRNA ligase, with product MPTMNDVRAQFLSYFEKQDHLLLPSAPLVPQSDPTLMFTAAGMVPFKNIFTGLEKPPAPRVTSSQKCVRAGGKHNDLDNVGYTARHHTFFEMLGNFSFGDYFKEEAIHYCWDLTTNVFGLDKSKMLVTVYHTDDEAINLWKKIAGLSDDRIIKIATKDNFWQAGDTGPCGPCSELFYDHGDHIPGGPPGSPDEDGDRFIEIWNLVFMQYNRQADGVDNPLPKPSIDTGMGLERITALLQGKHDNYETDLFLNLIAASEELTSVKAQGDQLASHRVIADHLRTSCFLMADGVLPSNEGRGYVLRRIMRRAMRHAHILGAKEPLMHRLVPNLINEMGVSYPELGRAQATITENLRLEEERFRETLGRGLKLLEEETTSLSKGDKLAGSAAFKLYDTYGFPIDLTQDILRGQGMSVDTDGFDSAMAEQKARARAAWKGSGDTSTQEIWLELRDEHGATEFLGYDTESAAGQLIAIVKDGVAVDRASKGDEIALLFNQTPFYGESGGQQGDQGEIYKQSTLLGKVSDTSKPTGSLHVHHTKLLGDIALEDALELKVNTERRTKLRANHSATHLLNAALRQVLGDHVSQKGSDVAEDKLRFDISHPKALTADEIAQTETLVNQQIWANKPTSTKLMNTDDAITAGATAMFGEKYGDEVRVVAMGIEDYSVELCGGTHVTRTGDIGLLKITSEGALASGVRRLEAVTRDTAFAWFNARNNSLMQLSDTAKTPIPELPEKLESLMTERKRIEKELGEAKRKLALSGGSAGVGAKEEKIGTIDFAYQAFEGINPKDLRSLATEIMAKHNADIVAVASNFEGKAAIVVAASKESGIDSAALVRVATPAVGGQGGGGRPEMAQAGGPDGDKVSEALEAIKHELTKNNENAA from the coding sequence ATGCCTACGATGAATGATGTTCGTGCTCAGTTCTTGAGCTATTTTGAGAAGCAGGATCACTTGCTTCTGCCTTCCGCCCCCCTCGTGCCGCAGTCAGACCCGACTCTGATGTTTACGGCCGCAGGAATGGTGCCGTTTAAAAACATCTTTACGGGCTTAGAAAAACCACCTGCACCCCGCGTCACAAGCAGTCAAAAATGTGTGCGCGCCGGCGGAAAGCATAATGACCTTGATAATGTAGGCTATACGGCCCGCCATCATACGTTCTTTGAAATGCTCGGAAATTTTTCCTTCGGGGATTATTTTAAAGAGGAAGCGATCCATTATTGCTGGGACCTAACCACCAATGTCTTCGGCCTCGATAAAAGTAAAATGCTCGTCACCGTTTACCATACGGATGATGAAGCCATTAACTTATGGAAAAAGATTGCTGGCTTATCCGACGATCGCATCATCAAAATCGCGACCAAAGATAATTTTTGGCAAGCAGGTGATACCGGCCCTTGCGGCCCATGTTCGGAGCTTTTCTACGACCATGGCGATCACATCCCAGGCGGCCCTCCAGGCAGCCCTGATGAAGATGGTGATCGTTTCATCGAAATATGGAATCTCGTTTTCATGCAATATAATCGCCAAGCCGATGGTGTGGATAATCCACTGCCTAAACCTTCAATTGATACAGGCATGGGCCTCGAGCGAATCACCGCCCTACTCCAAGGCAAGCACGATAATTATGAAACAGATTTATTCCTCAACCTCATCGCTGCATCGGAAGAACTCACTTCAGTTAAAGCGCAAGGCGACCAACTTGCCAGCCATCGTGTGATTGCCGATCACTTACGTACGAGCTGTTTCTTGATGGCGGATGGGGTATTACCAAGCAACGAGGGCCGGGGCTATGTACTTCGCCGCATCATGCGCCGTGCTATGCGTCATGCGCATATTTTGGGAGCAAAAGAGCCGCTAATGCACCGCCTTGTGCCTAACTTGATTAACGAAATGGGTGTTTCTTACCCCGAACTTGGCCGCGCACAAGCGACCATCACTGAAAACCTTCGCCTAGAAGAAGAACGATTCCGCGAAACATTAGGCCGAGGCTTGAAACTTCTGGAAGAAGAAACGACCAGCCTTTCAAAAGGCGATAAACTTGCAGGCAGTGCCGCCTTCAAACTTTACGATACATACGGTTTCCCTATCGATCTAACCCAAGATATTTTACGTGGCCAAGGCATGAGCGTTGATACGGATGGTTTTGATTCGGCGATGGCAGAGCAGAAAGCTCGCGCGCGTGCTGCATGGAAAGGCTCCGGCGATACGAGCACTCAAGAAATTTGGCTCGAACTGCGCGACGAACATGGCGCAACGGAATTCCTCGGTTACGATACGGAATCTGCCGCCGGTCAGCTCATCGCTATCGTCAAAGATGGCGTGGCAGTTGATCGCGCAAGCAAAGGCGATGAAATCGCCCTACTCTTCAACCAAACACCCTTTTACGGTGAATCCGGTGGCCAGCAAGGTGACCAAGGCGAAATCTATAAACAAAGCACATTGCTCGGCAAGGTCTCCGATACGAGTAAACCGACGGGTAGCCTGCACGTGCATCACACCAAACTCCTTGGTGATATTGCATTAGAAGATGCTTTGGAACTGAAGGTGAATACAGAACGTCGCACTAAATTACGCGCGAATCACTCGGCCACTCACCTGCTAAATGCGGCACTTCGTCAAGTGCTTGGCGATCACGTTTCGCAAAAAGGCTCAGATGTGGCTGAAGATAAACTCCGTTTTGATATTAGCCATCCCAAAGCCCTCACCGCTGACGAAATCGCGCAAACAGAAACGCTCGTCAATCAGCAAATTTGGGCCAATAAACCGACCAGCACGAAGTTGATGAATACGGATGACGCAATCACAGCCGGTGCTACCGCAATGTTCGGCGAGAAATACGGCGATGAAGTTCGCGTTGTCGCAATGGGCATCGAAGATTATTCCGTAGAACTTTGCGGTGGCACGCATGTAACTCGCACGGGCGATATTGGCTTACTCAAAATCACTTCTGAAGGCGCCCTAGCCTCAGGTGTTCGTCGCCTTGAGGCGGTCACACGCGATACAGCATTTGCTTGGTTTAATGCGCGCAATAACTCACTCATGCAATTATCAGATACCGCAAAAACTCCTATTCCTGAACTACCAGAGAAACTCGAATCTCTAATGACTGAACGTAAGAGGATCGAGAAAGAACTCGGCGAAGCCAAACGCAAACTCGCACTAAGTGGCGGCAGCGCTGGCGTTGGCGCGAAAGAAGAGAAAATCGGCACGATCGATTTCGCTTACCAAGCATTTGAAGGCATCAACCCGAAAGACTTACGCAGCCTCGCCACTGAGATCATGGCAAAACATAATGCAGATATTGTCGCGGTTGCGAGTAACTTTGAAGGTAAAGCAGCCATCGTCGTCGCCGCCTCCAAAGAATCTGGCATTGATAGCGCAGCGCTTGTACGCGTCGCCACACCCGCTGTTGGTGGTCAAGGTGGCGGCGGGCGTCCAGAAATGGCCCAAGCTGGCGGCCCTGATGGCGATAAAGTCTCAGAGGCTCTCGAAGCCATTAAACACGAATTAACCAAAAACAATGAGAATGCAGCGTAA
- a CDS encoding NADP-dependent isocitrate dehydrogenase, whose product MTEAVPITVAYGDGIGPEIMEAVLRILQNVEAKLKIDVIEVGEQVYKTGNSTGIPSEAWESLRRNKVLLKSPITTPFGGGYKSLNVTLRKTLGLYANIRPCQSYHPFIKTKHPEMDLVIVRENEEDLYAGIEYRQTADTAVALKLITRSGSERIMRHAFDYAVQNDRKKVTCMAKDNIMKIADGIFTQAFRDVGADYSQIEQEPYIIDIGAARIADGPENFDVIVTENLYGDIISDIAAEISGSVGLAGSANLGKNFAMFEAIHGSAPDIAGKGLANPSGLLQGAVMMLVHIGQPEAAAKIRNAWLKTLEDGIHTGDIYQAGVSTEKVGTVGFTDAVIERLGQTPNTFPVVNFGEAKPQENKPVHEKAKAELTVTNKKLVGVDVFVDWLGDVDDLGSKTSSAQTGPFYLKLISCKGLKVWPDHVPGMNRTDLYRLRLMTDNGDITDVPALLAALIDAGLDVGKFESLMEFNGERVYSLAAGE is encoded by the coding sequence ATGACAGAAGCAGTTCCAATCACCGTAGCCTACGGCGACGGTATCGGCCCAGAAATTATGGAAGCGGTTTTGCGCATTCTGCAAAATGTAGAAGCAAAGCTGAAAATCGATGTAATTGAAGTCGGCGAGCAAGTTTACAAAACCGGCAACTCAACTGGTATCCCTTCAGAAGCATGGGAATCTCTGCGCCGTAATAAAGTGCTCCTCAAATCCCCTATCACCACGCCTTTTGGCGGCGGTTATAAATCGCTTAACGTCACATTACGCAAAACACTCGGCCTTTATGCGAATATTCGCCCGTGTCAAAGTTACCATCCATTCATTAAAACGAAGCACCCTGAAATGGATTTGGTGATCGTACGTGAGAATGAAGAAGATCTTTATGCCGGTATCGAATACCGCCAAACGGCTGACACTGCCGTTGCTCTCAAGCTTATCACACGTAGTGGTTCTGAACGTATCATGCGCCACGCGTTTGATTATGCTGTACAGAATGACCGTAAAAAAGTGACCTGCATGGCCAAAGATAACATCATGAAAATTGCAGACGGTATCTTCACCCAAGCCTTCCGTGATGTCGGCGCTGATTATTCGCAGATCGAGCAAGAGCCTTATATCATCGATATTGGTGCTGCACGTATTGCCGATGGCCCAGAGAATTTCGACGTGATCGTGACCGAAAACCTCTATGGCGATATCATCTCCGATATTGCGGCGGAAATTTCGGGCTCTGTTGGGCTTGCTGGTTCTGCCAATCTCGGCAAAAACTTCGCGATGTTTGAAGCCATTCATGGCTCTGCACCCGATATTGCAGGCAAGGGCCTCGCCAATCCGTCAGGCCTATTGCAAGGCGCTGTGATGATGCTCGTACATATTGGACAGCCTGAAGCAGCGGCAAAAATCCGCAACGCATGGCTCAAGACGCTCGAAGATGGCATCCATACTGGCGACATTTATCAAGCAGGTGTCAGCACTGAAAAAGTGGGCACCGTTGGTTTTACCGATGCCGTGATTGAACGTTTAGGTCAAACGCCTAATACCTTCCCGGTTGTCAATTTTGGCGAAGCAAAGCCGCAAGAAAATAAACCGGTTCACGAAAAAGCAAAAGCGGAACTGACCGTGACGAATAAGAAACTCGTTGGCGTCGATGTATTTGTCGATTGGCTCGGCGATGTGGATGATTTGGGCAGTAAAACCTCTAGCGCTCAGACTGGACCGTTCTACCTTAAACTTATCTCATGCAAAGGCCTCAAAGTCTGGCCTGATCACGTACCCGGCATGAACCGCACCGACCTTTACCGCCTACGTTTAATGACCGATAATGGCGATATTACCGACGTTCCTGCTCTCCTGGCCGCATTGATTGATGCAGGCTTGGATGTAGGAAAGTTCGAATCTTTGATGGAATTTAACGGCGAACGTGTTTATTCACTCGCAGCAGGAGAATAA
- the fosX gene encoding FosX/FosE/FosI family fosfomycin resistance hydrolase, translating into MIEGISHITLVVSDLEKMKKFLVNIFDAEEVYNSGTKTFSFSKEKFFLVGEQWIAIMEGEPPQKRSYEHIAFKISKADFELYEKRVYKHASEVKTPRERMEGEGDSLYFYDDSNHLFELHTGTLKERLKRYNVR; encoded by the coding sequence TTGATTGAAGGTATCAGTCACATTACTCTTGTAGTCAGCGATCTCGAAAAGATGAAAAAATTCTTAGTCAATATTTTCGATGCTGAGGAAGTTTATAATAGTGGCACTAAGACCTTCTCCTTTTCTAAAGAAAAATTCTTTCTTGTAGGTGAGCAATGGATAGCCATTATGGAGGGAGAACCTCCACAAAAAAGAAGTTACGAACATATTGCCTTTAAAATCTCAAAAGCTGATTTTGAATTATACGAAAAACGAGTCTATAAACATGCTTCGGAAGTAAAAACACCAAGAGAACGTATGGAAGGTGAAGGAGATTCACTTTATTTTTATGACGACAGCAACCATCTGTTCGAGCTGCACACGGGAACACTAAAAGAAAGATTAAAAAGATATAATGTCAGATAA
- a CDS encoding phosphatidylserine decarboxylase, with translation MSDNLNHLEDIYNSIKNGLTPIHPEGKRFALYAAVGGLALSWFIWDAFAWIGVVLAVYCLYFFRDPERFVPEGENIVVSPGDGLVQMVVEGVTPPTELELGDEPHTRISIFLNVFDVHINRVPIAGKIIAAEYIKGSFLNAELDKASEENERQMLTVENAKCKVGFVQIAGFVARRILCDIKLGDEVETGQRFGLIRFGSRVDVFLPKGAKIKVREGQRSIGAETVLAEL, from the coding sequence ATGTCAGATAACCTTAATCACCTAGAAGATATTTATAATTCCATCAAAAATGGACTTACCCCTATCCACCCTGAAGGCAAACGCTTCGCGCTTTACGCAGCGGTTGGTGGCTTAGCGCTGAGTTGGTTCATTTGGGATGCATTTGCATGGATCGGCGTCGTACTCGCAGTTTACTGCCTGTATTTCTTCCGTGACCCTGAGCGTTTTGTCCCAGAAGGCGAGAATATCGTTGTCAGCCCAGGCGATGGGCTTGTGCAGATGGTGGTTGAAGGCGTCACGCCTCCTACAGAACTAGAGCTTGGCGATGAGCCACATACACGCATCAGTATTTTTCTCAACGTATTTGACGTGCATATTAACCGAGTGCCCATTGCCGGTAAAATTATTGCGGCTGAATATATCAAAGGCTCGTTCCTGAATGCGGAACTTGATAAAGCTAGCGAAGAAAATGAACGCCAGATGCTGACCGTTGAGAATGCCAAATGCAAAGTCGGTTTCGTGCAGATTGCCGGTTTCGTTGCTCGCCGTATCCTTTGTGACATCAAATTAGGCGATGAAGTTGAGACAGGCCAACGCTTCGGTTTGATCCGTTTTGGTAGCCGTGTGGATGTATTTCTGCCCAAAGGCGCGAAGATTAAAGTGCGCGAAGGCCAACGCAGTATCGGCGCTGAAACTGTTCTAGCGGAACTCTAA
- a CDS encoding glycosyltransferase family 2 protein, with amino-acid sequence MKVAAILPCYKVVDHILPLLAKFGDEVEHIIVVDDACPQKSGEKVKDECSDPRVTVLFHEENRGVGAAVKTGYALALELEADILVKVDGDGQMEPALIPELITPITRGEADYAKGNRFYQPEGLENMPLKRLLGNAAYSFLSKLSTGYWQVFDPANGFTALHAKIASRLPLPKIADRYFFETDMLFRLNTLHAVVSDVPMKAFYGEETSNLHIREIAGEFLRKSLRNSWRRIAYNYFIRGFSIASLELVFGFILLMFGLYMGFDIISESDPNGEPATAGTIMLCALPTIIGFQMLLSFINYDMISQPMRALHPTLSDKTDIGYRLDHEFKN; translated from the coding sequence ATGAAGGTCGCAGCCATACTCCCCTGCTATAAAGTAGTGGATCATATCCTACCATTGCTCGCAAAATTTGGTGATGAAGTAGAGCATATTATTGTGGTCGATGATGCTTGCCCGCAAAAATCAGGCGAGAAGGTCAAAGATGAATGTAGCGATCCACGCGTGACCGTGCTCTTTCACGAAGAGAATCGCGGTGTTGGTGCTGCCGTCAAAACAGGCTACGCGCTCGCACTAGAGCTCGAGGCCGATATCCTCGTCAAAGTCGATGGTGATGGCCAAATGGAACCGGCACTCATTCCCGAGCTCATCACCCCCATCACACGTGGCGAGGCCGATTATGCCAAAGGAAACCGCTTCTATCAGCCGGAAGGGCTAGAGAATATGCCGTTGAAACGCCTGCTCGGCAATGCGGCATATTCCTTCCTATCCAAACTTTCTACCGGTTATTGGCAGGTCTTTGACCCCGCTAATGGCTTCACCGCCCTGCATGCGAAGATTGCCTCTCGCTTACCCTTACCTAAAATAGCCGATCGTTATTTCTTTGAAACGGACATGCTATTTCGCCTCAATACCTTGCACGCTGTCGTTTCTGATGTGCCGATGAAAGCTTTTTACGGTGAGGAAACTAGTAATCTGCATATTCGTGAAATCGCAGGTGAATTCCTCCGCAAGAGCCTCCGCAACAGCTGGCGCCGTATCGCCTATAACTACTTTATTCGCGGCTTTTCTATCGCCTCGCTTGAGCTTGTATTTGGCTTTATTTTGCTGATGTTCGGTCTCTATATGGGTTTTGACATCATCTCAGAGAGCGATCCTAATGGCGAGCCCGCCACAGCCGGCACCATCATGCTCTGCGCGCTGCCGACGATTATTGGCTTTCAGATGCTCCTATCCTTCATCAATTACGATATGATTAGCCAACCGATGCGCGCACTGCATCCAACCCTTTCCGATAAGACCGATATAGGGTATAGACTGGATCATGAGTTCAAAAACTAA
- the pssA gene encoding CDP-diacylglycerol--serine O-phosphatidyltransferase: MSSKTKLPLSRLVPNLITIGALCCGMTSIRYALLGNWELVATFMVLAAFLDGIDGRVARMLKATSDFGAQMDSLSDIVCFGVAPAVVLHLWALHDIKRFGWAIALFYTVCCALRLARFNTSLMEEEKEEWQKHYFTGVPAPMGALLAILPIIISLQFGEDFLQVDKAWLMAAYLPCIAMLMSSRLPTFTLKGYSVPTKWVLPIMLGSVGLILGLIIETWLILSVLGGLYLISLPLSAIRATKVNS; the protein is encoded by the coding sequence ATGAGTTCAAAAACTAAACTTCCCCTCTCCCGCCTTGTACCGAATTTGATCACGATTGGGGCGCTTTGCTGCGGGATGACCTCCATCCGCTACGCGTTGCTTGGCAATTGGGAACTCGTGGCAACCTTCATGGTGTTGGCCGCTTTCTTAGACGGTATTGATGGCCGCGTGGCGCGCATGCTTAAAGCCACAAGCGACTTTGGCGCGCAGATGGATTCGCTATCCGATATCGTCTGTTTCGGCGTTGCTCCGGCAGTCGTGTTACACCTCTGGGCATTACATGATATTAAACGTTTCGGCTGGGCAATCGCGCTGTTTTACACCGTTTGCTGCGCGCTGAGACTCGCTCGCTTCAACACCTCGCTGATGGAAGAGGAAAAGGAAGAATGGCAAAAACATTATTTCACCGGAGTCCCTGCACCGATGGGCGCTTTGTTGGCCATCTTGCCCATTATCATCAGTCTACAATTTGGCGAAGATTTCTTGCAGGTCGATAAAGCATGGCTCATGGCCGCTTACCTGCCATGTATCGCGATGCTCATGTCGAGCCGCCTACCTACCTTCACACTCAAAGGCTATAGCGTGCCAACCAAATGGGTACTCCCCATCATGCTAGGCTCCGTAGGGCTGATTCTCGGGTTGATTATCGAAACCTGGCTCATCCTATCGGTCTTAGGTGGGTTATACCTAATTTCACTGCCGCTAAGTGCGATACGAGCAACTAAAGTTAATTCCTAA